ACGAGTACGTACCCGCGTATCTAAGAGCATAAAGGAAAGCAAGATAAGAGTAGGTATCGTTAAACCACATCCTACACCTAACAACATTTTTTTATAGATATTGGGGTACATAGGGGCATTACTTCCTGAAGCAGGATCGATAATTTGTGCGTTATCATCGTTCATAGCCTGATGCAATTCGTTTTCTTCTCTCTTGTTAAGCAAGAAGATATATAAATTCTCTTTTACATCTAATTGTCTCTTCATCGAGAGCATCAAACGTTGTTCTAAGGGAAGCATTTCAACTTTACTCCGAGTTCCTTCTTCTTGCTTTAAAAGATTTTTCTTCTTTGTTTCGAGACTAGCCAGCATATTATCCACAGAACTAACAATGGTTTTTCTCATCGCTTTAATAGAGAGAGTTAATTCCCGCACTATCGGATTTTTGCTACTACTCCCCTCACGTAATTGATTGCGTTTTAACAACGCACTATTATAGCGCGAAATGAGGCTTTCAATATCTTGACTGACCAATCCGGTATTATTAGGCATTAGTTCTTCACTACCTTTAGCATCTTGTAAGCACTTTTTTATATATCCGACCAAATACAATTGTGTATCCAGCTCTTTTAATATGGATTGTGACTCTTTGGTATCTGAAATCAAAATATCGGAGAAAGTGCTCACATCAATCCCATTATTGGCTATTTTCAAAGAATCGATATTGGACTCCACACTTCTCAATTCTTTCTCTATAACAGCGAGACGTTTATTAATAAATTTACCCGTTTTCACCGCTACCCGATCTTTTTCTTCAATAGCTTCTTCGTTATAAACAGAAACCAGTGCATTGAGCATATCTATTGCACGAGTAGTTGAACGATCCTTTAAGGAGATATGCAAAATCGCCGCGTCTTCTTCTAACTGCTTGATAGACAAATTAGCTAAAAAGAAATTCATCATACTCTCCCGAGATTTTTTGGTTATCTTAAGTTCCCTTCCTAACCACTCTGAAGAATAATGAACAGAGCGGGATATTACTAATGATCCTACAGGAGTAGAAACTGTATCATTAAAATGTACCAATAACTTTTCTTCTTTTTCTGATGCCGAGAAGCCGGACAATTCTACTCTGTCAGCACTTAAAAAAAGAGCGGAAAAAGAGAAATGATCATCGGACATCGATTTTAAGAAAGAGACCTTGATGGGCGCATCAGTGTACAATTCCTGTTGCCGCAACCCGCTTCTGCTCGTATAACTAATGTCCGCATGAAGCTTATCAATCGTTTTACGTATCAGTTCTTTAGATTGAAACTGCAAAATTTCACTCGTCACATTCACCTGAGACATATAACTATTATAGCGATTCATTCGCATCGTTGCCTGACTATTTTCAGGAGTCTTAACCATCACTGTCATCGAACGATTATACATAAAGGGAGTAGCATAATACTGATATCCAAAGTAACTCCCAAAGAGTAAAACTGAGAACAGAAACCATCTCCAGTAGATAGCCAGATGCATAAAGAGATCAACTAAATTAACTGATTTTTCTTCTGAAAAGAGAGGTAGCAAGGTTTTATCTGATTTATTGATAGCCATTTGTAGTCCTATTTAAATAATACATATAAGGAAGTAATAATGCTAATTAACCCTATACCGGTAGAGTAAAGACGCCAATTACGATTTTCTTTATCACTAGATCTTGCAGCCTGTGGCTGCACGTAAACAATGTCATTTTGCTGTAAGTAGAAAGCCGGAGAAGAGAAGACGGAAGCAGAACGCAAATCGGCCATTAACATTTTACGCTGACCGCCTTCTTCGCGAATGACAGCGACTTTGTCCGGACAAGCATTGGTAGTGAGACCTCCGGCTCTTGAAAGAGCTTCCATAAGAGTGACATGCCTGTCTTGAATGGATAAAACGCCTATTTTGCTCACTTCGCCCATCATGGTTACTTTCATATTCAAAAGTTCTACTGATACAATAGGATCATTGATGTATTTTTCATCAATCAGACGTTGCCTAATTTGTTGAGCCAGTTCTTCTCTTGTTAACCCTTCAACATGTAAAAGACCTAAAACAGGAAATTCTATGCACCCATGACGGTCGACAATATATCCGTTCTCTTTCGTTACAAGACTTGAGTTAGCGGTTGTCTCTCCCTCTGCATCTACGCGATAACTACTTCCTGTCCTGGTATTAAAAGGGATAGACAGTTCTGGTTTTTGAGAACTAATAACAATGCTCAATTTGTCATCTTGCTTAATCTTTTGCTCATTTTGCCGGGTAATGGCGTACAGGGAATCTATTTGCATATCCTTTAAATACACAACTTTCTTGGATGAAAAGCAGGAAGTCAACAACAGCGAACTACCTAACATCCATAAAAACACATACTTTTCTACTTTCATATTATCTCAATTTTTTATTATTTCATTATAGCAAAGCAATGCAGCTTCTCTATCGGGTCGGCACTGTAAGCAAGCAATAGGAAGCTGACGGACAACAGTTTCTAATAGGTCACACAATGTGGAATACAGACGACTATTCCAACGCATCGAAGAGCAACTAGGCAAAAGGGTAAGCATCGCTTTTAAACCGTCTTGCCGAAAAAAGCTGTTATGCAATGACTGTTCCAAGCGCACTAAAGCTTTCAATGGCAGTTTACGATTCTTATAACAAGGTGTTTTACCACTCCAGGGAGTACCATAAATATAAATCTGCCCATCGTCTTCAATGCGTATAGCGGGATTATCATCATTAAGCAATTCAACTCCGTCAAGATAGCGTAACCAAAGAGCACTATGAGTACTTTTCCCGGTGCCACTCTTTCCTAAGAAAGCATAAGCCTCTCCTTGCTTTTCTACAGCAGAAGCATGAATTAGGAAAGTCTGATGGAGCACAGCAGACTGAGCAAAAGCAAACATCAGGAAAGAGGTTAAAACATTTCCGGCAAAAAGATCATTACAGTCAATGTAAGCTCGTGAAGAAGTGAAACATTTATCACACACCATTCTATGCAAAGGAGCATTTTCTACAAACTGTATCTCCACAATGTAATTGTCAGCGTTCTCCATCAAACGAAAAGAAAAGCCTAGAACTTCTGAAATAGTACTAAGTGTCTTTGAAGAAACGCAATCAACTACTATCGGCGAGGTTACAACCTCCAAAGAGGTAATTGCTTCTCCAACTTCTGAAAAAGCACATCTAAAAGGAGCAAATGAAGGTAGCAATTCCTCTAGCCTCTTAACATTAATCTTGCAAAGATCAATAAAGTGTCCTCCTATACAAAAGCGAGCCGTATCTTCTCCGAACAAATCTTTTTCTTCTTTCATATCCAATCAATCTATTTAATCAACTCAGCCGGACGACCTGCGAGCAAGCTTCCATCACCTGAGAATCATGTGTTACAAAAATCAATATTTTGTCTCTACCTGCTTGTAGCAGGTTACTCATAAGTTGCTTTGTGGTAGTAGCATCAAGGGCTGAAGTGGGTTCATCAAAGACCCATATAGTAGCATCTCGAAGTAAAGCACGAGCAATGGCAATACGTTGTGCCTGCCCTTCCGAAAGTCCGTGTCCGGATTCGCCTACTAATGTATTCATCTCCATAGGGAGAGAATAAACAAAGTCTGCACAGGCTATACGTAAAGCACCTCTCAACTGCTCATCAGTAGCCAGTGGTTTAGCTAATAATAAATTCTCACGGATGGTTCCGGTGAATAAAGTATTCCCTTGGGGAACATAGGCGAAATTAGCACGTGTACATACAGAAACAGCATAATCTCTACCACTGGCAATGAAAGAGAGTGTACCACTATCAGGTTTCATTAAAGCTAACATCAAACGAATTAGTGTGGTTTTTCCCTTACCGGTACTCCCTACTATGGCACTAGCAACTCCCGTTTGAAAAGTCGCACTCAGATGTTCTATGATTTTGTTATCATTATAAGAAAAAGAGAGATTATTCAAAGTCAACGTAACCGGAGAAGAGAAGGAAAGTTCTTCTCCCTCCACTTCACTTTTTTCTTCTTGCAATTCCATAAGACGATCTATTGCAGCACGGCAACGAATAGCCGCCGGTAGAAAAGCGATCATGGTAATTACGGGCATCTGAATTTGCCCTACCAATTGAAGGAAAGCGGTCATGGTACCATAAGATATATGCCCCGTGTATAAGCGATACGCTCCCCACACAAAAGCCAATAAATATCCCCCATTAAAGGCTAATTTTAGAATACCTTGAGTAAGCGTAAAAAACTTTAGCTGATTAAGTTTTAATAAGGAAACGGAAGTTTGAGAGTTAAGTAGTTTATCCCAACGTACTTTAGTAAATAGCAGTGCCCGCAGCAATAACTTATGTTTCAAATTCTCCTGCATAACAGTGCCCAGATAACTTTCAGCCTGCTTCACATCTCTACTAAGTTGCCTCATCTTTTTATAGTAGATTTTTGAAAATGCAAACAAAGGCAAAAGAATCAAAAACAGACCTCCGAGCATCGGATCCATGACCCAAAGGAAGCCAAAAGAAGCTAGAAATTTAACGCACGTAATGCAGAAAAAAGGAAAGCTGTAGGCAAGCATTTGCACTACTTCCGAACAATCACTATTCAGCCGAACCAACAGATCTCCGGTATGCCACTTTTTTATTGCTGTCCATGCTGACATCATCTGAGTATAAGCCAAAGAATTTTGTATATCGGCTTTCAATTCAATTTTTATAGACTCACTAAGCCATGAAGAGATTAAATCTACAATGATTGAGGAAACAATACTAAGCACAAGATAAATCACCAGTATTTTGAGATTTCCGGGAATCATTTTTGTAGCAACATCAATAACCTGTTTAGAGCAATAAATAAAGAGTAATGTCAATACAATGCTTATTGTCTCCAGAAGCATGTATAGAGCAATTTTATGACGATAACTTTTAGTTATTGACCAAGCCCAAGCAAACTGATTTGTTACGCTATAGCTCATCTGTTTCTATAATTTTTAATTCGAGAATAGATTTGTAAGACAGGAAACCAAAAAGCTTCCGAGGGAACATAACGAACATTGTGAAGAAAGCGACGGAGAATATGAAATCCGTAACGTGTATCATAAAAGCCAAAGTTTCCTCCCCGAAAAATATCTTCCATCATCCAGCCGTATTGCGAATCAAACGATAATGGGAAAGGTAAGTAAGTAACGGGCATGCCTAACTCTTGAACCAACAGAGTATTGAGTAAACACATCCAGCGATAGAGACCTGTTTTACAATAGACTTCTTTCAAGAGCGTCTTATCTATTTCATCATGATAAGCGCAACAAATACGAGCGGAGTCACACAATTGACGAAGACCAATTCCAAAAGATAAGAAATGCTTTAGTATATGAGAATTTACAGATACATGAGTAAGCAGAGGAGAGAATAAAGTTACTTCTCGCTCTCCTAAGCACAAAGCAGTCTTATTTTTATACTCTACCTGTTGCAACTTTGCCAAATATGAAGAGACAAAAGGATTGTGTATATCTAGTAAGCGGCTATGGTGTTCTATCAAAAAGCCTCTCCATTCATAAGCAACACTATATCCTGCCTGTATTTTAGTTGGAATGCCTTTACTCCTTATTAATTGATTGGCCCTATCATATTCCGATTGGCTTTGAAAACACCAATCAACATCCCCACAAATGCGATGCAAAGGCTTTTCATAACAGGCTGCGAGACCTTGCCCTTTCTGTAGAAAAGCAGTAATATGATTCTCAAGAAAAAGGTTATTCAACTCTTCGATAGCCTCATTCATCTGCTTATTTCTACTCTCTATGGAATCAATCAACACAGTCCATTTTATCAACAAGTTTTTAGGAGGAAGGCTTTCAGTAGGTAATAACATGATTCCATCATAGATAAGACCTTCTACCGTCTGCTTGCGTGCTAAAAAATAAATTTGTTCCCAAACGTCTGCATTAAGAGGAAAACATTCGTGTTCAGGGCTTTTAGACCAAAGCCCGGCACGGAGTAAGACAAAGAAAGGAATAGGTATATTATTCAACTTCATGCTCATCTATCAACAATCCCTGCTCTTTGAATTTTTGCACTAGCACAGTAGCATCAGCCACAGCTCTATCACTATCCACATTATAACGTTGCAACAATAGCGTTGCTATTTCCTCAATACTGAAATCACTCTCCTTCAGTTGTTGCCAAAGCCAGGCAGCTGTTTCATTCAACGAATAAACTTTCGTCATATCTACCTCTCCCTTATTGGGATCGATGATGATGTATTCATTACCTATGTGACGTAAGGTCAACTCTTTTTTCAATCTCATTCTATATCTATTTTTTGTTCAACCAATAATAACCTCCAAGCAAATAACCACGAAACGGACGAACTGCTATCCAGAGTAAAGCTACCAAACGCTTTTTCAAAGAATAAAGCTTCAAATCTTTCTCATCTCGAAAAGCGGCTATAGCAACAGCTAACACATCTGTCGGAGCAACCCATTCTAACTGTTTGGCATTAGCATCTCCGGCAAGGACGATTTTTGGAGGTTCAAGACGCACCACACGATGCAGCACTATTCCATAAAGCGTTTGTGCCAAAACAACACGTCCTCTACAAATATTTTTTGTTTCAGCGCGAGATAACAAAACCTTATCACCATTTCTCAGAAAAGGACGCATACTATCTCCCTGCACATTTATATTGACTTTCTTTTTTGCATCTAGCAACGCTTTCACTTCTTTGAAGAAAAGCTCATTGGAGATGAAAAAACTTTTTTTATGCGTCATAATTCTTATTCTCTAAAACAGAATGATAAAGTTCCACACATCTATCTATCATATCGTCTTTCATGAAAAACGTTTCGTAACGTTTCCGTGCATTGTTTGCCATCCGTATATAGAGTCTATTATCCGATAATATCGTAGTAATAGCTTTCGCTAATGCTTCAACATCCTGAGGCTCAACATTCAGTCCGGATATTCCATCAGCGTTTACCCAGCTCACCCCCGATTCTTTAATTCGAGTAGCCACCACCGGTTTTCCGCAAGACATTGCTTCTATCTGTACAATTCCGAAAGCTTCGGTTTTCTGTATGGAGCTCAGGCAAAACAGGTCACAAGCTTCAAAAT
This is a stretch of genomic DNA from uncultured Bacteroides sp.. It encodes these proteins:
- a CDS encoding polysaccharide biosynthesis tyrosine autokinase codes for the protein MAINKSDKTLLPLFSEEKSVNLVDLFMHLAIYWRWFLFSVLLFGSYFGYQYYATPFMYNRSMTVMVKTPENSQATMRMNRYNSYMSQVNVTSEILQFQSKELIRKTIDKLHADISYTSRSGLRQQELYTDAPIKVSFLKSMSDDHFSFSALFLSADRVELSGFSASEKEEKLLVHFNDTVSTPVGSLVISRSVHYSSEWLGRELKITKKSRESMMNFFLANLSIKQLEEDAAILHISLKDRSTTRAIDMLNALVSVYNEEAIEEKDRVAVKTGKFINKRLAVIEKELRSVESNIDSLKIANNGIDVSTFSDILISDTKESQSILKELDTQLYLVGYIKKCLQDAKGSEELMPNNTGLVSQDIESLISRYNSALLKRNQLREGSSSKNPIVRELTLSIKAMRKTIVSSVDNMLASLETKKKNLLKQEEGTRSKVEMLPLEQRLMLSMKRQLDVKENLYIFLLNKREENELHQAMNDDNAQIIDPASGSNAPMYPNIYKKMLLGVGCGLTIPTLILLSFMLLDTRVRTRKDLEALTLPFLGEIPLTIDKKTFDKGVFVKEQGRDSITEAFRILRTNLGFMAVKADTQKVITFTSFGVGAGKTFTSINLAVSLTQIHKKVLLLDLDLRKGALSSLVCGRQKRIGITHYLSEKTLTIEDILIQNALCDKVDLIPVGAIAPNPAELLLSTRLDELICELKKRYDYIIVDNVPIGIVADAAILDRITDLTLFVIRAGKLDRRLLVELENLYREQKFSNMALLLNGTKKDRSGYGYGYGYGYTLDTGSPKWKRKVAKFFRRIF
- a CDS encoding polysaccharide biosynthesis/export family protein, producing the protein MKVEKYVFLWMLGSSLLLTSCFSSKKVVYLKDMQIDSLYAITRQNEQKIKQDDKLSIVISSQKPELSIPFNTRTGSSYRVDAEGETTANSSLVTKENGYIVDRHGCIEFPVLGLLHVEGLTREELAQQIRQRLIDEKYINDPIVSVELLNMKVTMMGEVSKIGVLSIQDRHVTLMEALSRAGGLTTNACPDKVAVIREEGGQRKMLMADLRSASVFSSPAFYLQQNDIVYVQPQAARSSDKENRNWRLYSTGIGLISIITSLYVLFK
- a CDS encoding nucleotidyltransferase family protein; this encodes MKLNNIPIPFFVLLRAGLWSKSPEHECFPLNADVWEQIYFLARKQTVEGLIYDGIMLLPTESLPPKNLLIKWTVLIDSIESRNKQMNEAIEELNNLFLENHITAFLQKGQGLAACYEKPLHRICGDVDWCFQSQSEYDRANQLIRSKGIPTKIQAGYSVAYEWRGFLIEHHSRLLDIHNPFVSSYLAKLQQVEYKNKTALCLGEREVTLFSPLLTHVSVNSHILKHFLSFGIGLRQLCDSARICCAYHDEIDKTLLKEVYCKTGLYRWMCLLNTLLVQELGMPVTYLPFPLSFDSQYGWMMEDIFRGGNFGFYDTRYGFHILRRFLHNVRYVPSEAFWFPVLQIYSRIKNYRNR
- a CDS encoding phosphoenolpyruvate carboxykinase, which translates into the protein MKEEKDLFGEDTARFCIGGHFIDLCKINVKRLEELLPSFAPFRCAFSEVGEAITSLEVVTSPIVVDCVSSKTLSTISEVLGFSFRLMENADNYIVEIQFVENAPLHRMVCDKCFTSSRAYIDCNDLFAGNVLTSFLMFAFAQSAVLHQTFLIHASAVEKQGEAYAFLGKSGTGKSTHSALWLRYLDGVELLNDDNPAIRIEDDGQIYIYGTPWSGKTPCYKNRKLPLKALVRLEQSLHNSFFRQDGLKAMLTLLPSCSSMRWNSRLYSTLCDLLETVVRQLPIACLQCRPDREAALLCYNEIIKN
- a CDS encoding ABC transporter ATP-binding protein, with the translated sequence MSYSVTNQFAWAWSITKSYRHKIALYMLLETISIVLTLLFIYCSKQVIDVATKMIPGNLKILVIYLVLSIVSSIIVDLISSWLSESIKIELKADIQNSLAYTQMMSAWTAIKKWHTGDLLVRLNSDCSEVVQMLAYSFPFFCITCVKFLASFGFLWVMDPMLGGLFLILLPLFAFSKIYYKKMRQLSRDVKQAESYLGTVMQENLKHKLLLRALLFTKVRWDKLLNSQTSVSLLKLNQLKFFTLTQGILKLAFNGGYLLAFVWGAYRLYTGHISYGTMTAFLQLVGQIQMPVITMIAFLPAAIRCRAAIDRLMELQEEKSEVEGEELSFSSPVTLTLNNLSFSYNDNKIIEHLSATFQTGVASAIVGSTGKGKTTLIRLMLALMKPDSGTLSFIASGRDYAVSVCTRANFAYVPQGNTLFTGTIRENLLLAKPLATDEQLRGALRIACADFVYSLPMEMNTLVGESGHGLSEGQAQRIAIARALLRDATIWVFDEPTSALDATTTKQLMSNLLQAGRDKILIFVTHDSQVMEACSQVVRLS
- a CDS encoding S24/S26 family peptidase, producing MTHKKSFFISNELFFKEVKALLDAKKKVNINVQGDSMRPFLRNGDKVLLSRAETKNICRGRVVLAQTLYGIVLHRVVRLEPPKIVLAGDANAKQLEWVAPTDVLAVAIAAFRDEKDLKLYSLKKRLVALLWIAVRPFRGYLLGGYYWLNKK
- a CDS encoding PqqD family protein, translated to MRLKKELTLRHIGNEYIIIDPNKGEVDMTKVYSLNETAAWLWQQLKESDFSIEEIATLLLQRYNVDSDRAVADATVLVQKFKEQGLLIDEHEVE